One Solibacillus sp. R5-41 DNA segment encodes these proteins:
- a CDS encoding nucleoside-diphosphate sugar epimerase produces the protein MLKIKKIEFIKVHYDESLTQNFFSVANITFSNYKPISGALLYWQKNTSDAPFTKDGDYKFFYDMAKVQFFASVKFPKDVKLTRDQRQELAYILLEERGAIGSYSFVTNRSKKTFPIQQAFQNIKFPEHFNLQDFNSIEQLKQFQNQDEALFVNLAQYDRAFIHAYMHWCQNAVTEHHSKLQNYFSYLPFSYICYANPFLSEQFLIDFIEQVDFDALQYNIPVLARLTASFKAHLVKTLQMQQKTINEEFKDQLEEFIESIVYLSSHDIIYLPEVDEFPEIELLFFEYDCGTNKWPGGEHLVEGIPSLYCQQYDRYGDKKLTNSEMDKKIEHYNALQLQLFSASANLHWLSRYQNQLDWHAICQYNENLTEAFLTAHLDNVEFQSLGLNIYCILDESFLSKHMDKFNHQQPVPLIICHLTESFYLKHKNQIKVDLDTLYKYMDCIDYEEFERLETYF, from the coding sequence ATGCTAAAAATAAAAAAAATTGAATTCATCAAAGTTCACTATGATGAATCACTTACTCAAAATTTCTTTTCCGTTGCGAATATTACATTTTCAAACTATAAACCCATCTCTGGTGCACTTCTCTATTGGCAAAAAAATACGTCCGATGCACCTTTTACAAAAGATGGTGATTATAAGTTTTTTTATGATATGGCAAAAGTACAATTTTTTGCATCCGTAAAATTTCCAAAGGATGTAAAGCTGACACGTGATCAGCGCCAAGAGCTAGCTTATATCTTATTAGAGGAACGTGGTGCAATTGGCTCTTACAGCTTTGTAACGAATCGATCAAAAAAAACATTTCCGATTCAACAAGCGTTTCAAAATATTAAATTTCCGGAACATTTCAACTTGCAAGACTTCAATTCTATCGAGCAGTTAAAACAGTTTCAAAATCAAGATGAAGCGCTCTTTGTAAATTTAGCGCAATATGACCGCGCGTTTATACATGCCTATATGCATTGGTGCCAAAATGCTGTTACAGAGCATCATAGTAAACTACAAAACTACTTTAGTTACTTACCGTTTTCTTATATTTGCTATGCCAACCCGTTTCTTTCAGAGCAATTTTTAATTGATTTCATCGAGCAAGTTGATTTCGATGCGCTGCAATATAATATACCAGTCCTAGCTCGTCTAACTGCGTCGTTTAAAGCCCATCTTGTTAAAACATTACAAATGCAGCAAAAAACAATAAACGAAGAATTTAAAGACCAATTAGAAGAATTCATTGAGAGTATTGTTTATTTATCCTCACATGATATCATCTATTTGCCTGAAGTAGACGAATTTCCAGAGATAGAACTGTTATTTTTCGAATATGATTGCGGTACTAATAAGTGGCCAGGTGGCGAGCATTTAGTAGAAGGTATTCCCTCTTTATATTGCCAACAATATGATCGTTATGGGGATAAAAAATTAACAAATAGCGAGATGGATAAAAAAATCGAGCACTATAATGCACTTCAACTGCAGCTTTTCAGTGCATCTGCTAATTTGCACTGGCTTAGTCGTTATCAAAATCAATTGGATTGGCATGCCATTTGCCAGTACAATGAAAATTTAACAGAAGCCTTTTTGACTGCCCATTTGGATAATGTCGAGTTTCAGTCACTTGGCTTAAACATTTATTGTATACTGGATGAATCGTTTTTATCGAAGCATATGGATAAATTCAATCACCAGCAGCCCGTTCCACTGATTATTTGTCATTTGACGGAGTCTTTTTACTTAAAACATAAAAATCAAATAAAAGTAGATTTAGATACTTTATACAAATATATGGATTGTATTGATTACGAAGAGTTTGAACGCCTAGAAACATATTTTTAG
- a CDS encoding transcriptional regulator produces MNDYRSGYEYYKRACENFGLEPINFHYYILNLSQEQLDAYNCRATENRGNYVLATS; encoded by the coding sequence ATGAACGATTATCGAAGTGGCTATGAATATTATAAGCGAGCGTGTGAGAATTTTGGTCTGGAGCCAATTAACTTTCATTACTATATTTTAAATTTATCGCAAGAACAATTAGATGCCTATAATTGCCGCGCAACGGAGAATCGAGGGAACTATGTGCTTGCAACTTCATAA
- a CDS encoding transcriptional regulator, with the protein MTIYRQGYEVYVKKCEQFGLEPINFRYYVIQLSPKQLNEFNNQALQQAGVE; encoded by the coding sequence ATGACAATTTATCGACAAGGCTATGAAGTATACGTGAAAAAATGCGAGCAGTTTGGACTAGAGCCAATTAACTTTCGCTATTATGTAATTCAATTATCACCAAAGCAATTAAATGAATTCAACAATCAAGCACTGCAGCAAGCAGGTGTGGAATAA
- a CDS encoding tyrosine recombinase XerC: MTKTALPKVLRDFLVYLTTITGKSPRTRKEYEYDLVLFFRFLKSVEKDMTPDLIHTIDISDVTADWIKELSLEDLYYFMEYCEVQRGNSAAARARKVATLKAFFKYLKGKRRLIEENPAEELESPKIGRRKPIYLNMDEAQTFLKAIDEQYYSARDYCMMVFFLNLGIRVSELCSLNVESIHGRQLTVIGKGNKERTVYINDACVAALDRYVEERHTYKGTGPEPLFVSQKGTRFARQTVAKMVKKINAQSIKKEKLTPHKLRHTSATMMYKAGADIRSLQHILGHSSVATTQIYTHIEDEQIQDVLKNNPFNTIK; the protein is encoded by the coding sequence TTGACAAAAACGGCTTTGCCAAAAGTTTTGAGAGATTTTTTAGTTTACTTAACGACGATTACCGGAAAATCACCACGCACTCGGAAAGAATACGAATATGATCTCGTACTGTTTTTTCGATTTTTAAAAAGTGTGGAGAAAGACATGACACCGGATCTTATACATACGATTGATATTTCAGATGTTACTGCTGACTGGATTAAGGAATTATCTTTGGAGGATTTGTATTACTTTATGGAATATTGTGAGGTGCAGCGTGGAAATTCAGCGGCGGCACGAGCGCGCAAGGTGGCAACATTGAAAGCCTTTTTTAAATACTTGAAAGGCAAGCGAAGACTCATTGAAGAAAATCCGGCTGAGGAGCTTGAATCACCGAAAATTGGTCGAAGAAAACCCATTTATTTGAATATGGATGAGGCCCAAACGTTTTTAAAAGCAATAGATGAGCAGTATTATTCCGCTCGGGACTACTGCATGATGGTATTTTTCTTAAATCTGGGCATACGTGTATCCGAGCTGTGTTCGCTAAATGTCGAATCCATTCATGGGCGCCAGTTGACGGTAATTGGTAAGGGAAATAAGGAACGCACTGTTTATATAAATGATGCTTGTGTTGCTGCGTTAGATCGATATGTAGAAGAGCGCCATACATATAAGGGGACGGGTCCAGAGCCTTTATTCGTTTCACAGAAAGGGACGCGTTTTGCTCGCCAAACAGTTGCGAAAATGGTGAAGAAAATCAATGCGCAGTCGATTAAGAAAGAAAAATTAACACCTCATAAGCTACGCCATACTTCAGCGACAATGATGTATAAAGCTGGCGCGGACATTCGAAGTTTGCAACATATTTTAGGACACTCAAGCGTTGCGACGACGCAAATTTACACACATATCGAAGACGAGCAAATTCAAGACGTACTGAAAAATAATCCGTTTAACACCATAAAATGA
- a CDS encoding right-handed parallel beta-helix repeat-containing protein: MENLVKVVLFCYTFTIPLFFIATETAHGAYYVAPNGSDESEGTIDSPWQSIQHAVNQVESGDVINVRGGIYKEMVVISEKQAVDDQWITIQNYPYEKPIIDAEGIEITSSNRAGIEIINSKGIRIKGLEIRNMKADSRKSYPAGILVRGSNKNIEIVENDIHHIANYSSNGNAHGILVYGDNTQPIQNIKISKNRLHDLTLGSSESLTLSGNVEHFTIDGNIVSRNNNIGIDVAGRYGACRSDGCTDYARDGVVSNNIVSYISSGDNPAYEGDKSAAGIYVDGAQNVVVKNNYVGKSDYGISVSSEQEGFSAKNITIKDNFIAKNTKAGLVIGGSGDDNGGVENSSITNNLFSFNDRSKEGFREITIQHHTRGNEFSNNFYFICGSKEYVNISKKVIADNRFIDESVYPRAMCKK, encoded by the coding sequence ATGGAAAATTTAGTTAAAGTTGTTCTATTTTGTTATACATTTACAATACCGCTATTTTTTATAGCAACAGAAACTGCACATGGCGCTTATTATGTTGCACCGAATGGTAGTGACGAATCAGAAGGTACGATAGATTCACCTTGGCAATCCATTCAACACGCTGTAAATCAGGTGGAGTCGGGTGATGTTATCAATGTTCGAGGCGGTATTTACAAAGAAATGGTCGTAATCTCAGAAAAACAGGCAGTAGACGACCAATGGATTACAATCCAAAATTATCCCTATGAAAAACCGATAATTGATGCAGAAGGTATAGAAATTACGTCATCAAATCGTGCAGGTATTGAAATTATAAACTCTAAAGGGATTCGAATTAAGGGCTTAGAAATACGTAATATGAAAGCTGATTCCCGAAAGTCTTATCCTGCTGGTATTTTAGTACGAGGAAGTAATAAAAATATTGAAATAGTAGAAAATGACATTCATCACATTGCCAACTACTCAAGCAATGGGAACGCACATGGAATTCTTGTATATGGGGATAATACTCAGCCGATTCAAAATATTAAAATTTCGAAAAATCGCTTGCATGATTTAACGTTAGGTAGCAGTGAATCCTTAACGTTAAGTGGCAATGTTGAACACTTCACGATCGACGGGAATATTGTTTCACGCAACAATAATATTGGTATTGATGTAGCGGGTCGTTACGGTGCTTGTAGAAGTGATGGGTGCACGGATTATGCTCGAGATGGTGTTGTTTCAAATAATATCGTTTCCTATATTTCTTCTGGTGACAATCCTGCTTATGAAGGGGATAAATCCGCAGCAGGTATATATGTCGATGGCGCACAAAACGTCGTAGTGAAAAACAATTATGTCGGTAAAAGTGACTACGGAATTTCGGTATCAAGTGAACAAGAGGGCTTTTCCGCCAAAAATATTACGATAAAAGATAACTTTATTGCAAAGAATACAAAGGCTGGTTTGGTCATAGGCGGTTCGGGTGATGATAACGGTGGCGTTGAGAATAGCTCCATTACAAATAATTTGTTTTCGTTTAACGATCGTTCTAAAGAAGGATTTAGGGAAATTACGATTCAGCATCATACGCGCGGTAATGAATTTTCAAACAATTTTTATTTTATTTGCGGCTCAAAAGAGTACGTCAATATTTCGAAAAAAGTAATTGCTGATAATCGTTTCATAGATGAATCCGTATATCCACGGGCTATGTGTAAAAAGTAA
- a CDS encoding DUF2087 domain-containing protein produces MDIETLSIEQLVNGYVETDEVYSCLFCEKQYDKFEVYPVDGRFFTAQKMIYQHHKEEHGSVFDALIQLDKKHTGLSDIQIELLTLFAQGLPDKEIVQHTSANSVSTIRQHRFKLKEKEKQAKVFLAIMQVFDEIEHYEPIHKGAKQVDERFAITADEKKKVLETYYKEGLEGAISTFPSKEKRKIILLQQIMTNFEAGKKYLEKELNDILKPIYSDYVTIRRYLIQYGFMERTDDCAFYWVKEN; encoded by the coding sequence GTGGATATTGAAACATTATCTATTGAGCAACTCGTAAATGGATATGTGGAAACCGACGAGGTGTATAGCTGTTTATTTTGTGAGAAACAGTATGATAAGTTCGAAGTTTATCCAGTAGATGGACGCTTTTTCACGGCGCAAAAAATGATCTATCAGCATCACAAAGAAGAGCATGGCTCGGTGTTTGATGCACTTATTCAGCTCGATAAGAAGCATACAGGTTTATCGGATATTCAAATCGAATTACTTACGCTATTTGCACAGGGGTTGCCAGATAAAGAAATTGTACAACATACTTCCGCGAATAGTGTGTCAACCATTCGCCAGCATCGATTTAAATTGAAGGAAAAAGAGAAACAGGCGAAAGTTTTTCTGGCGATTATGCAAGTATTTGATGAGATCGAACATTACGAACCGATACATAAGGGGGCAAAACAAGTGGATGAACGTTTTGCGATTACAGCCGATGAAAAGAAAAAAGTGCTAGAAACGTATTATAAAGAAGGTTTAGAAGGGGCGATTAGTACGTTTCCAAGTAAAGAGAAGCGTAAAATTATCTTATTGCAACAAATTATGACGAATTTTGAAGCTGGGAAAAAGTATTTGGAAAAAGAATTAAACGATATTTTAAAGCCTATATATAGTGATTATGTAACGATTCGACGTTATTTAATTCAATATGGATTCATGGAACGTACGGATGATTGCGCGTTTTATTGGGTGAAGGAAAACTAA
- a CDS encoding rRNA methyltransferase: protein MWKIINHKLVQTTDESRTRYKTRISAALIEQLKELAAEHNTHIGYLLENGYLNLLQGETISYNKKNRPKDRVEFRTTCDEQLLAHLKDFAKQQQLNLNDVIEESVKYIQFDEVKNASWRYRVEL, encoded by the coding sequence ATGTGGAAAATCATCAATCATAAATTGGTTCAAACAACAGATGAATCACGTACACGCTATAAAACACGTATAAGCGCGGCACTGATTGAACAGTTGAAGGAATTAGCAGCCGAACATAACACACATATTGGTTATTTGCTAGAAAATGGATATCTAAATCTTTTGCAAGGTGAAACGATTTCCTATAATAAAAAAAATCGCCCAAAAGATCGCGTAGAATTCAGGACAACATGTGATGAACAATTACTTGCCCATTTGAAAGACTTTGCCAAGCAACAGCAATTGAACTTAAATGATGTCATTGAGGAAAGCGTAAAATACATTCAGTTTGATGAAGTGAAAAATGCAAGCTGGCGCTATCGGGTAGAGCTGTAA
- a CDS encoding NAD-dependent epimerase/dehydratase family protein — MKVLITGGYGFIGSHVADRFYKEGYEVHIIDNLVTGKAENIPFKHKFYHLSIDDPKCRDVFADYDFDIVVHLAAQASVATSMHNPTYDAQSNVVGLVQMLKFATEYKVKKFIFASSAAVYGEQSQLPITEDMNTDPISPYGISKLLGEKYCSNWAASQGLSSICFRFSNVYGPRQTHEGEGGVVSIFLNNLLTNNKLTIHGDGNQTRDFIYVEDVAFAIYRASQSTLTGIYNLSTNTEASVIDLIHHYESFHGAIETAQVASREGDIQRSILNNTRIIQDLDWVPMYSLEEGLQKTYEWGTFLKPSEQVVVKEKKVVPNWYKILKPYLENAVLFFILSAFVLSVDIPIFSVFEVGIFYIITVGAIYGNKQAFFAVCLSISLLLIDYFRQGREIVSLLYDTTFFFQISIFLFIGLVVGYSVQRKNIKITEQQEKLNDLQTRYDFLEMIHEELRDVKDELQLRVLNNEDSFGKIYSITKELNEVEPEKIFTRTIEVVQKTMRCENVSIYLLNVDKTYLRLVASSNLLDGKPHMSSLKVADTNYIQQIISTNAIFANRNLLSNVPVMAAPIFHDNKIKAVLMIDNLPFSSFSNYHENLFKVIAGLIETSLSRAFEYIQFTEESRYIGQSIILQPDVFQEILSSKILAKEKYNMPFTLLKIQVDASVSQQVAEKANQLLRETDYISYFEDTLYILLSNTTQEDIPFILKRFNNVGIETEVHDGVLL, encoded by the coding sequence ATGAAGGTATTAATAACTGGTGGCTATGGTTTTATCGGTTCACATGTAGCGGACAGATTTTATAAGGAAGGTTACGAAGTGCATATTATTGATAACCTCGTAACGGGGAAAGCCGAAAATATTCCATTTAAACATAAATTTTATCATCTTTCTATAGATGATCCAAAATGTCGTGATGTATTTGCGGATTATGACTTCGATATTGTCGTTCACCTAGCTGCCCAAGCAAGTGTTGCGACATCGATGCATAATCCAACCTATGATGCACAGAGCAATGTAGTTGGCCTCGTTCAAATGCTAAAATTTGCGACGGAATATAAGGTAAAGAAATTCATCTTTGCTTCTTCGGCAGCGGTTTATGGTGAGCAGTCACAACTCCCTATAACAGAGGACATGAACACAGACCCGATTTCACCTTATGGCATAAGTAAGCTTTTAGGGGAAAAATATTGCAGTAATTGGGCAGCAAGTCAAGGATTGTCGTCCATTTGTTTCCGTTTTTCGAATGTGTATGGACCACGCCAAACGCATGAAGGTGAAGGAGGTGTCGTTTCCATATTTTTGAATAACCTATTAACGAATAACAAGCTCACTATTCATGGGGACGGCAACCAAACGAGGGATTTTATTTATGTAGAAGATGTAGCATTTGCGATTTACCGTGCCTCACAAAGTACGCTTACAGGTATTTATAATTTGTCAACGAATACAGAGGCAAGTGTAATTGATCTTATTCACCATTATGAAAGTTTCCATGGAGCTATTGAAACGGCTCAAGTGGCGTCACGTGAGGGTGATATACAGCGCTCAATTTTAAATAATACCCGCATCATTCAAGATTTGGACTGGGTCCCGATGTATTCGCTTGAAGAAGGGCTTCAAAAAACATATGAGTGGGGTACATTTCTTAAACCATCGGAACAAGTGGTTGTCAAAGAAAAGAAAGTAGTTCCTAATTGGTATAAGATTCTCAAGCCATATTTGGAAAATGCCGTATTATTCTTCATTTTAAGTGCGTTTGTTTTGAGCGTGGATATTCCTATTTTCTCAGTTTTTGAGGTTGGGATTTTCTATATTATTACGGTAGGTGCGATTTATGGTAATAAACAAGCGTTCTTTGCTGTTTGTTTATCCATTAGCTTGTTGCTTATTGATTACTTCCGTCAAGGTCGAGAAATCGTTTCGTTGCTGTATGATACGACGTTCTTTTTCCAAATCTCCATCTTTTTATTCATTGGTTTAGTTGTTGGTTACTCTGTACAACGGAAAAATATTAAAATAACGGAACAACAAGAAAAGCTTAATGATCTTCAAACGCGCTATGACTTTTTAGAAATGATTCATGAAGAACTGCGCGATGTAAAAGATGAGCTGCAATTGCGCGTCTTAAATAACGAAGATAGCTTCGGAAAAATTTATTCAATTACGAAAGAGCTGAATGAGGTCGAACCCGAAAAGATTTTTACGCGTACGATAGAGGTTGTACAAAAGACTATGCGATGTGAAAATGTCTCTATTTATTTATTAAATGTGGACAAAACGTACCTTCGACTCGTGGCAAGTTCTAATTTGTTAGATGGAAAACCTCATATGAGCTCATTAAAAGTAGCGGATACGAATTATATCCAACAAATTATTAGCACTAATGCAATTTTTGCAAATCGAAATTTACTTTCAAATGTGCCGGTAATGGCTGCACCAATTTTCCACGATAATAAAATTAAAGCGGTGCTCATGATTGATAATTTACCATTCTCTAGCTTTTCGAACTATCATGAAAACCTATTCAAGGTTATTGCAGGATTAATCGAAACGTCATTAAGCCGCGCCTTTGAGTATATTCAATTTACTGAAGAGAGTCGTTATATTGGTCAATCTATTATCTTACAACCAGATGTATTCCAGGAAATATTGAGTAGCAAAATACTCGCTAAAGAAAAATACAATATGCCATTTACACTATTAAAAATCCAAGTTGATGCTAGTGTATCACAGCAAGTTGCGGAAAAAGCGAACCAATTATTAAGGGAAACGGATTATATCAGTTATTTCGAAGACACACTTTATATTTTACTTTCAAATACAACACAAGAAGATATTCCGTTTATTTTAAAGCGTTTTAACAATGTAGGAATTGAAACTGAAGTTCATGATGGGGTGCTCTTATGA
- a CDS encoding 8-oxo-dGTP diphosphatase — translation MSGSINYKIWTVCMIQNEDKVLLLDRQHDNFKGFIPPGGKVEFPESIIEAAIREVREETGLEVSNLIFKGLYEYVNPIAKDRYMIFNYITKDFEGELLEDAPEGKAVWVNIEDAYNLPMQNSIRRRFPLFFKDGTFEIQVEWNHEKNQEGKVVIRNT, via the coding sequence ATGAGTGGTTCCATAAATTATAAAATCTGGACTGTATGTATGATCCAAAACGAAGATAAGGTATTACTTCTTGATAGACAACATGACAATTTCAAAGGATTTATTCCACCAGGTGGTAAAGTAGAATTTCCGGAAAGTATTATTGAAGCTGCTATAAGAGAAGTAAGAGAAGAAACGGGTTTAGAAGTTAGCAACCTTATATTTAAAGGACTTTATGAATACGTTAATCCAATCGCTAAGGATCGATATATGATATTTAATTATATTACAAAGGATTTCGAAGGGGAACTACTTGAAGATGCTCCTGAAGGGAAAGCAGTTTGGGTAAATATCGAGGATGCATATAATCTACCGATGCAAAATTCGATTCGTAGAAGATTTCCTTTATTTTTTAAAGATGGCACATTTGAAATTCAAGTTGAATGGAATCATGAAAAAAATCAAGAGGGTAAGGTAGTAATTCGAAATACATAA
- a CDS encoding bifunctional 2-polyprenyl-6-hydroxyphenol methylase/3-demethylubiquinol 3-O-methyltransferase UbiG has protein sequence MSNIINYYNNFDEWGRLEREPIEFQVNWHYIKKYMPLSGSVLDNGAGPGKYSMKLATEGYHVTLTDLTPKLVEIAKNKARELQLEAYFSGFFVADATELHVIKDAQFDASLMLGPMYHLQKETDRIKAIQELYRVTKKDGIVFVAFMPRIRHILTSLLHPENWKPNNDIENIQHFSETGCFNHQDEGRFTGAYYFNIEEIKPFMEEQGFETLELIGSNVGAILNAENWSYWRDKGEKEFEKIIELLIEKANDPSILGISSHLLYVGRKKDS, from the coding sequence ATGAGTAATATTATTAATTACTATAATAATTTTGATGAATGGGGACGTCTTGAAAGAGAGCCTATTGAATTCCAAGTAAATTGGCATTATATAAAAAAATATATGCCTTTATCTGGATCGGTGCTAGATAATGGTGCGGGTCCAGGGAAGTATTCTATGAAACTCGCTACTGAAGGTTATCATGTAACATTGACCGATTTAACACCAAAACTTGTTGAAATTGCTAAAAATAAAGCACGGGAACTTCAGTTAGAAGCATACTTTAGTGGTTTTTTTGTTGCTGATGCTACCGAACTTCATGTGATAAAAGATGCACAGTTCGATGCTTCATTAATGCTTGGTCCTATGTATCATTTGCAAAAGGAAACCGACCGAATAAAAGCAATACAAGAGTTATATAGGGTGACGAAGAAGGATGGAATCGTTTTTGTTGCGTTCATGCCTAGAATCAGGCATATATTGACGTCCCTATTACATCCTGAAAATTGGAAACCAAATAATGATATCGAAAACATCCAACATTTTTCTGAAACAGGTTGTTTTAATCATCAGGATGAAGGACGATTTACAGGTGCTTATTACTTTAATATTGAAGAAATAAAACCATTTATGGAAGAGCAAGGGTTTGAAACTTTGGAATTAATAGGTTCAAATGTAGGTGCAATATTAAACGCTGAAAATTGGAGCTACTGGAGAGATAAAGGCGAAAAGGAATTTGAGAAAATTATAGAATTACTAATTGAAAAAGCAAATGATCCTTCTATTTTAGGAATTTCCTCCCACTTACTATATGTTGGAAGAAAAAAAGATAGCTAA
- a CDS encoding TetR/AcrR family transcriptional regulator, with protein MAELAGVSEMTIFRHFETKMGILEALIQQQSYFTYFEQYFKSSLTFDVKKDLTDIAHQYLLNMNKNKVIFLISIQ; from the coding sequence ATAGCGGAGCTTGCAGGTGTCAGTGAAATGACTATATTCCGTCACTTCGAAACAAAGATGGGTATTTTGGAGGCGCTTATTCAGCAGCAATCATATTTTACCTACTTTGAACAGTATTTTAAATCGTCCTTAACATTTGATGTGAAAAAAGACTTAACAGATATTGCGCATCAATATTTACTGAATATGAACAAAAATAAAGTTATCTTCCTCATAAGTATTCAATAG
- a CDS encoding DUF6176 family protein → MEIELTRYKVKAGKSKRVDEWIKFLNIHMDDVLVTLEGEKMYVETIFREQLNGHEYLYWYSVRGEGGQEVEKSEHWIDKEHLMFWEDCIDKSFKPVDLKTEVVMIPQQVKAVMQDN, encoded by the coding sequence GTGGAAATTGAATTGACGAGATATAAAGTAAAAGCAGGAAAATCAAAGCGTGTGGATGAATGGATTAAGTTTTTAAATATTCATATGGATGATGTGCTTGTTACACTTGAAGGTGAAAAAATGTATGTTGAGACGATTTTCCGAGAGCAACTTAATGGACATGAGTACCTCTATTGGTATTCCGTTCGTGGAGAAGGCGGTCAAGAGGTAGAGAAATCTGAACATTGGATTGATAAAGAGCATTTAATGTTTTGGGAAGATTGTATCGATAAATCGTTCAAGCCCGTAGATTTAAAAACGGAAGTTGTAATGATACCTCAACAAGTAAAAGCAGTAATGCAGGACAATTGA